TATAGCTCTCCCAGAGCCTGAGCGCCACTCTCCATGCTGAGGAAGTTTCATTTGGAGAACGGGGCCCAGGGTCCCTAGGTACCACAGGTGAGCACCTCCTGAGACCTCTAACACGTGTCTACTGTGTTTCATGCACCAAGGAGGTGTCCTCTGGCCCAAGTTGAGGGGGTGCATCCCTAGTTCTGTGTCCCCTCACAGTAATCTCTCTAGGGGGGTGAAGTCTCCGCCCAGCGTGCCTCAACTTTAACATGCATGTTTGATTCAGCAGGTCATGAGAGATACCCAAGCCCCTGGACCCCAACCACACCTGAGCAGCAAGGATTTGGAGTCTATTCTAGATCTCTCTCTCTGACTCCTCCTACCCCGTCCCTGACAGTCCAGAGAGGGCTGCCCCTCCTGCAGTGGAAAAAGGCTCAGCTTCCTGGGAGCTCTCTCATTAACTTGCAGTGGGACTTAGAGCAAGTCACTgcccctttctgggcctcagtttctccctctgGAAATGAGCCTGGATGCTCTCTGAGGCCCTACTCAGCTCTGACAGTCTGGGATTATACAGTGCAGACTTTTTGACTTAGGAGTCACCACTGTTGTCTCCCAGCCTCTTGGGCACTGACTGCCTCCCATTTGAAAACGAGCCCTCCTTCATGAGCCCCCAATAGCAGCCACAGAGGCAACCCTGCCAATGCTTTACAGAGACTCTATTCCCTTCCTGCCTGAGTGAAAGATAGAGAACCACAGAAAATGAAGCTTGAAGAGCCTTAGAACTTTTCTAGTTTAAGAAAGAGAAACTCGACCTACCAACACCTGTGAGCAAGTGGCAGGGCCAGGAAAAGACCAGCTGCCTACTGGAAGGGTAGGCTCTGATGTGGGCAGGCTGAACTTGAGCCACTAACCCAGGTGAGATTTGCTCTTGGAAAGCAAACCTTGGGGAATAGATGAAACGACAAGCTACAcagtgggcaaaagacttgaatagatagTTCAGCAAAGAGGATATGCAGATGGGAAATACgcatgtgaaaagatgttcaacatgactaatcattagggaaatgaaaattaaacccATGACAGCTATTTCACAGCTGataaaattgctaaaaaaaaaaaacagaaggctGGCAAAATTGCAGTCAGCTCAGGCTTTCcttcattgctggtgagaatgcaaaatggcacagccacccTGGAAAACGGTTTGTTAGTTTCTGATAAAGTTAAGCATACACCtacaatatgacccagcaacctACTCCTAGATATGGTATTACCCTAGAGaagtgaaaacatatgttcacataaAGACCTCTGCacgatgttcatagcagctttatttgtaatagctccaaactggaaacaaaccaAACATCCTTCCATAGGAGAGTGGGTACACAAGTATGGTATAGACATACTATGGGATGCTAcagagcaataaaaagaaatgaactactgatacacgCAACAACTTGGATGACTCTCAAAGGCATTATGCTATTTAAAAGAAGCCAATCGTAAAAGATTACATactgtatgtcatggattgaattgtgtcccctcaaaaatctgtcaacttggctaggtcatgattcccttgcatgattgcatgattgtctaccattttatcttctgatgtgatttccctatatgttgtaaatcctctcaCTATgaagtaataagatggattagcagtaattatactgatgaggtctacaagattaggtagtgttttaagccaatctcttttaagatataaaagagagaagcgagcagagatgtgggaacctcataccacctagaaagcagtgccaggagcagagtgcatccgtTGGACCTGACGTTCCTGtgatgagatgctcccagaccaaaggaagactgatgcatcacaaagaccttccttcaaagccgacagagagagaaagccttctcctggagctggtgcctggaattcagatttctagcctattgctctgggaaaaaataaaccttttgttgaagccatccacttgcagtatttatgttatagcagcactagatgactaagacagtgtgtgATTCTACCTATATGGCATTCTTGAAAAACAAGATACAATTTTAGTGAAAGAGAAGAGATCAGTGCTTAGCagaggtgtggggtggggggatgaGACTGCAAAGGGGCGTCAAGTGAGAGTGTTGGGGTGCTGGTGCTGTTGGGTATCCTTATgggggtggtggttacacaaatctATACCTGTATTAAATTCATAGAACAGtacacttttttaatttttttttataatttttattgtgctttaagtgaaagtttacaaatcaagtcagtgtctcacacaaaaacccatatacaccttgctacacactcccaattaaaaattttttttttttttttttaatgagacagcctgctctctccctccactctctttttttgtgtccatttcgccagcttctaaccccctctatcctctcatctatcctccaggcaggagatgccaacacagtctcaagtgttcacctgatccaagaagctcactcctcaccagcgtccctctccaacccattgtcagtccaatccgtgtctgaagagttggcttcaggaatggttcctgtcctggggcaaaagaaggtctaggggccatgatcactggggtccttccactctcagaccattaagtctggtctttttatgagaatttggggtctgcatcccattgctctcctgctccctcaggggttccctgttgtgttccctgtcagggcagtcatccggttgtagctgggcaccatctagttcttctggtctcagggtgatgtagtctctggttcatctggccatttctgtctcttgggctcataattaccttgtgtccttggtgttcttcattctcctttgatccaggggggtttcaagcaattgatgcatcttagatggccgcttgctagcatttaagaccccagatgccactcttcaaagtgggatgcagaatggtttcttaatagattttattatgccaattgaattagatgtcccccgaaatcatggtccccaaacccctgcccctgctacactggccttcgaagcattcagtttattcaggaaacttctttgcttttggtttagtccaattgtgctgacttctcctgtattgtgcgttgtctttcccttcacctaaagtagttcttatctaccatctaattagtgaatacccctctcccaccctccctccctccctcctcttgtaaccacaaaatgttttcttctcagtttaaactgtttctcaagttcttacaatagtggccttatacgatatttgtccttttgcaactgactaatttcactcagcataataccttccaggttcctccatgttacgaaatgtttcacagattcctcactgtagAACAGTACACTTTAAAAAGTCAATTTATTGTATATCGAAAATAAAACTGAAGGAAATGTTTGCCTCGATATTATACGATCTCACCTACATGAAATACCGAGAATTGGCTATTATATAGACATCAAAGTTtataagtggttaccaggggtgggagcagaggggacactgagtttctgttatggGTCGTGGAAAAATTtggatagtggtggtggttgcacaaatTAATGAacatagttaatgtcactgaattgtaagtgtaaaaaatgttgaaatgacaaatgttttgttatatatatttgtaccacaatttttaaaaaagggatcaacatagtcaaaaaaaagaaatgtttgtcTCATTATCTTCCAATGACTGTTGTAGAGTACACTACTGATTCCCTAAGAGTGCACAATATTGCATGGACTCTAGTTCATGGACCTGCCACCTGGTCCAGCTAGTCAGGGGAGCACACCTTTCCTCAATGCTGGGTTCTCAGAATTATtgatttcctgaaaaaaaaaacaagaatgtaGAGCTAGAGGAGGAGGGGCTGCCATGGGGCTGGCTGGGGCTGGCCCAGGAGTTCAAAGGGAGCCCACTGAGGAGTCCAATGAGCCCAGTGAGGGAAGCAGGTAGGGCATGTTCCAGCCAAGGGGGTGAATGTTGGGCCCTGCTCCAAGCATTCCCCCCATTTTGCAATTCCAGAATGGATAAGGAGTCAGGCTGCAGATGCAAGGGTGACCTTCTGGGTGTCTAGGCCCCTATCTCACTCCACTTGTGGTCAAGCTGTGGCCAACGCCCCCTGGAAGGGGAGTGAGGGTGGCAGGAACGATAGCCCCTAACTTCACCAATCCCACCAGGCCTGACTGCCCATTATCACGAGATCTGATAAGAGACCTCAACTCCAAagccccctcccctctcccaggGTCTTGGCTAGGCCCTCAGCTCCATAAAACAGGCCCTGGAGGCTAAGCACCACCGAGGCCAGTCCTGAGCTCCACCAGCTCCTGCCACTGCCATGTCTCTGACCAAGGCCGAGAGGACCATCATCGTGTCCATGTGGAACAAGGTGTCCACACAGGCTGACAGTATTGGCACCGAAGCCCTGGAGAGGTAAGCACGCAACAGGACATGAAACGGGGCTGGGAAAGGGCAGTAGTGAGGAGGGGTCAGTGAGGAGGGGTTACTGTGCAAAGGTGAGTGAGGAAGATCAGTGAGGAGGGGTGAGTGAGGGGGTCAGTGAGAAGGGGTCAGTGAGGGGATCAGTGGGGAGGGATCAGTGAGGAAAAGACAGTAAGGAAGGGGTCAGTGAGGAGGGGTGAGTGAGGGGGATCACTGAGGGGGGTCAGTGAGGAGGGCCAGTGATGAGGGATGAGTGAGGGGGGTGAGTGAGGGAGGTCAATGAGGAGGGGTCAGTGAGGGGGGTCAGCAAGAAGGGGTGAGTGAGAAGGGGTCAGTGTCAAGGCGTCAGTGAGGAGGGGTCAGTGAGGGGCATGAGTGAGAAGGGTTAGTAAGGGGGGTCAGTGAGGAAGAGTTAGTGAGGAAGGGTCAGTGGGGGGGGTGAGTAAGGTGGGTCAGTGAGGGGATCAGTGAGGTCAGTGAGGAGGGTCAGTGTGGAGGATGTGAGTGAAGGTGAGTGGTGGGAAGGAGAGGGCATGGGGTCAGTGAGTAGGGTAGGTAGGTGAGGATGGATGATAAAGGCATGGACTGAGTCAGTGCCCAGCGTTGCCCAGCACTGGGTATCCACAaacatctgttgaatgaatgaacgatgAGGCAGTGTCATACTGGAACCTGGACAACAGAAAAAATCAGCAATACCGACTCTGTTCGTATTTAGAATTTTAAAGTTTTGTTCATCACGggctttttgtatttttatttttttaacattgcattaaatataatttatcttGACTACTGGGTTTTGGGCGCCCCTTACGCTTTGGCCCGAGAGTCTTGCTCACGCCCCTGTCCCACCAGGCTCTTCGCCAGCTACCCCCAGACCAAGACTTACTTCCCGCACTTCGACCTGCACCCTGGCTCGGCGCAGCTGCGCGCGCACGGCTCCAAGGTGGTGGCCGCTGTGGGTGACGCGGTCAAGAGCATCGACAATATCTCAGGCGCGCTGTCCAAGCTGAGCGAGCTGCACGCCTACATCCTGCGCGTGGACCCGGTCAACTTCAAGGTGGGCGCGGCGGAGCGGGCCGGGGTGGGCGGggagaggggcggggcggggtctCGGCCAGGGTGGCCCAAGCGAGGCCCTGAGCCGTCTCCGCCCCCAGCTCCTGTCACACTGTCTGCTGGTGACCTTGGGCACGCGCTTCCCCGCTGACTTCACGGCCGAGGCCCACGCCGCCTGGGACAAATTCCTGTCCGTTGTGTCTTCCGTCCTGACCGAGAAGTACCGCTGAGCGCTGTCCCCAGTCCCCCGAAGACAGGCTGAGGCCCTTCCCGGCCCCAGGCCTCAGGCCCCTCATGTCCCGCAGGACGCGCCAATAAACAAATCAACTTCCACCTGGTCTATGTGGTCACTAGGCCGCTGTAAGGAGAGCATTGCCTTGAGGTCACTGGGTGGGCTGTAGGGATCTTTCGCATTGATCCCAGGATCTCTCGGAGGTCGGAAGGTCTGGGCCTGGGGTATGGGTTACTTGGACCAGGTGGGATACCATAGTGGCttctctgccctttctcctcGGAGGGCAGCGCTGAGCCCCACTCAGCCCCTCAGAAATAGCCCTACCTGGGTCACATAAGTGTTCCTTCTTCTCGGAATTTATACTATTTCCTGGCTATGCATGATCTGATCCCATTCAACCCCTAATGGAACAAAGAGGGGAGTGATAGATGTATTCATTCCTAGACTAAACAAACACTTATTGAACCCAAAACAGGGTCCAAGCACCACCGCTATGCATATTACAGCAGCTAAAATAAGCAAAGCTTCCTGACACCCAGGGAGCCCACAATTAGTGGGAAGACTGGCAGGATATCGGAGttcacagaaataaagaaaatgttccttcAGGGTAAGAAAGAAACTTGACCTCACTCATAATAGGAGAAACGCACATTAACAGCACACTAAAAACCCACCAGGGCCGATTTCTCACCTACCGGATGGGCAAAAATTCAGGAGTCTGACCATATCTGTTGCAGCTGAGAAAGAGACCTCTCCTATATATGGGAGGTAGGGCAGGACACATTGTTGAGGGGACAGGACACAGATGCAAAATGACTTGGGGCTCCTTTATTTGCAAGACATTGGaaaactcaagtgtccatcacaGGTGACTgatgaaataaaccaaaaatatccacaCATGAGACTGTGAGCCCAAAGAAACATGAGGACAGTTTCTAGTGATGGATTAGAAGTGATAAAATTAGAAGTGATAGCCAGGATTTATTGagtaaaaaaagggaaagagagacagaaagaaaagaaaaatgtagcaTGGTGTATATAGCAGGCTACTTTTTGTgtaagaaaagaagggaaatacatatgtatgtacatgtatatatatgtgtgtacatatatattatatacacacatatatatacatacttgttaggtgctgacgaattggctccaactcatagcgaccttatgtacaacagaatgaaacactacctagtcctgtgttatcctcacaatcattgttatgtttgagcccattgttgcagccaaggtggcaatccatctccttgagggtcttcctctttttcgctgacccattactttaccaaacatggtatccttctccagggactgggccctccttataacatgtccaaaatatgtgagatgaagtcttgccatccctgcttctaatgagcatttcaactgtacttctcccaagacagatttgtttgttcttttggcagcccatggtgtattcaatattctttgccaacaccataattcaaaggcgtcagttcttctttggtcgtccttattcattgttcagctttcacatgcacatgaggtgattgaaaacaccatggcttgggtcaggcacaccttagtctccaagatgacatctttgattttcaacactttagaggtcttttgcagcagatttgcccgttgCAATATgtcattcaatttcttgactgctaatgttgcttattggtccagttgtgaggatgttttgttttctttatattgaggtataatccatactgaaggctgtggtctttgatcttcctcagtaaatgctgcaaatcctcttcactttcagcaagcaaggttgtgtcatctgcataactcaggtttttaatgagttttcACAAAATCATGATGCCGCATCcttcttcatagtccagcttcttggattttttgctcagcatacagactaaagaagtatggtgaaaggatatagcccATATATCtgatggatctcggctgaaagcagagaacaccagaaagatgtttacctatattttattgactatgctaaaaaaaaaaaaaattttatgctaaggcattcgaatgtgtggatcataacaaattatggataacattgcaaagaatgggaattccagaacacttaattatgctgatgaggaacctgtacatagaccacgaggcagttgtttggacagaacaaggagatactaactgcatggtttaacatcaggaaaggtatgagttAGGGTTGTACCCTCTGACCACGCttgttctatctgtatgctgagcaatgtacacatatacacacacatatatacttgtTTTTACAAAAAGTAACAATGGAAGGACAGACGGCAAATGATACAAACTATCCATCCATAGTGTGAGATGGGGATATAGAAGAACAGAGCAAAGCTTCTCCAAGTATAACTCTTTACATAATTTTGATCTTTGAATCATGTAAATATTTTACTTattgaaaaataaagttaaaagagCAAAATCCAAAACCCCAACattgaaaatcaaataaaataaattaacctAACAATGTTAGAGAAAGTAATTGTCCCAAGTGACTTCTGAACACAGTACCATGGCTATAATGGAAGGagttgcaacaacaacaacaaaaaaaccctaacgtttgctctttttttttttttatgtttgcttagttcGTTGTTCATAATAACACTATCATAACCTTGTAaacttttcttttgaaatatctcAAACTATCAAAAATCTGCAAATAATACAGAGGTAGGAGAAATGGGGAGTGGCTGCTAGGGGGAACAGGGCTTCTTtttgggtgataaaaatgttctaaaattgaatatggtgatggttgcaaaactGTCAATATGCTTAGAAAACATGTAATTGTACACTTTACTGTGTGAGTTGTATGACAcgtgaattatattttaataaagatgttaaaaaaaaagaaggcagaattCCAAATAGCCTTCATCCAAATTCCTCAGTTATTAACGTTCTACCACATCTACCTTCTCTATCCATTCTCCTACTTTCACttgctctctcttttctttctgaacCTTTTGAGAGTAGAATGCAGACATGATTTCCCATTaccctaaatacttcagtgtgAGTTTCCTAAAATCAACAAGGACACTCGCCTGCACAGCCAAAAAACAACCATCAAAGTCAGGAGGTTAACACTAATCCCAACCAATTAATGCACAGAGCTCAGTCACATTCTGTCCATTTCCCCAATCATGTCCTTCATCAGTCCGGGATCAAACATTGCATTTAAGTGTCAGGTCAGTCTCCTTCAACCTGGCTCTTCAATCTTTCCTTGTGTGATCTTAATAATTTGAAGAGCAAAGTCCAGTTACATTGTAGAAaccctcagtttgggtttgtctgatgtttcctcatggcGAGATTCAGGCTGTGCATTTTGGGCAGGAATATcacagaagtgatgctgtgtCATTCTCATTGCAGCTCACCTGGGTGTATGATGTTGAGTTGTTCCTTTACTAGAGAAGTTCATTTTGACTACTTGGTTAGATGGTGTCTGCCACGTTTCTCCAATACAGTGTTATTAATAAGAGTTTTATGATTCTTCATTAGTATTTTGCAAAGCAATAGTTTGAGACTGTGTAAATATCCTGTTCTTTAGACAACTTTCACCCCCTGATCTTAGCATCCATTGATGGTTATTGTCTGAATCAATTGTTACTACGATGGTTGCTCAATTCTCCATCATTCCTTCCATACTTACTAGATGATACTCTACTGTAAGGAAGAGCTGTCctccattatttccttttttatattgGCATGAATCATAAATTCCCATTGTATTCAGTGGACTATAATCTGTTACCatcattctttattttgaggctcAAGTTGTTTCAGATTTCAGCCAGTGGAAGCCCCTTCAGGCTGGCACCTGTGTCCTTTGACTTGTCTCCATCATTTTTTCAGTACACTATTTCTTTCTGGCATAAGAgtctccaggctcatcttgtgcTTTACCTGCCCCAGCGctgaaatcagccatttctcACAGAGATCTGTTTCCTCTTAGTGGAGAGTGATATTTGATACCCAGGATTTGGGCACTGGGTACGTTCATTGTTTCTAGAGTATTACTCTTCCCAGGCTGTGGACAGAGCCAGGAAACATgtttatgtatacacatacatacatatatctatatctgtTTCTATGCCTATctaaatatggaaaccctagtggcatagtggttaaaagccaaaaggttggcagttcaaatccaccaggtgctccttggaaactctatggggcagttctactctgtcatatagggtcgctacgagtcagaattgactcaatggcaatgggtttggttttttttttttaatcgaaatATAGTAGAAACCATGACCTCACACCAGTGCCTCCAATTACATTCCAACACCACATGGTTCATTTTGGCCAACCCCCTTTTCGTATTTGTGCTTCCCTTCTctaatagggagccctggtggtgcaggggttaagagtttggctactaaccaaaaaatctgtagttcaaacccaccaggtgctccttgggaaccctatggggcagttatactctgtcctatagggttaatatgagtcagaatcgactcaacagcaacaggtttgactcTTTTTTCTCCTCAAAATATTAACTATCTGCTCAATCCCTTGTATGTTACCAGCATTCCAATCAGGC
The sequence above is drawn from the Elephas maximus indicus isolate mEleMax1 chromosome 12, mEleMax1 primary haplotype, whole genome shotgun sequence genome and encodes:
- the HBZ gene encoding hemoglobin subunit zeta; this translates as MSLTKAERTIIVSMWNKVSTQADSIGTEALERLFASYPQTKTYFPHFDLHPGSAQLRAHGSKVVAAVGDAVKSIDNISGALSKLSELHAYILRVDPVNFKLLSHCLLVTLGTRFPADFTAEAHAAWDKFLSVVSSVLTEKYR